One genomic segment of Ricinus communis isolate WT05 ecotype wild-type chromosome 5, ASM1957865v1, whole genome shotgun sequence includes these proteins:
- the LOC8287747 gene encoding uncharacterized protein LOC8287747 — MEKIEESRNKKTHQENPKPTPNLNLKQEQQHRRKAFVWDCGSTLYDSFELKSFERQLCSAIHSRTLSMPHLPDRKVAAAADTMIPPPSLPPVTKKPSKISRSLNKLLKSVFKSRQNSTGLFRFRDRPGDEYCAVYDKSGALSTIPEVPEIDFGGFSPEINSLVRRSESERFTATSVMGISCA; from the coding sequence ATGGAAAAgattgaagaatcaagaaacaagaaaaccCATCAAGAAAATCCAAAACCAACACCAAACCTAAACTTAAAACAAGAACAACAGCACCGACGTAAGGCTTTTGTTTGGGATTGTGGAAGCACTCTTTATGATTCTTTTGAGCTTAAATCTTTTGAACGTCAACTCTGCTCTGCTATACATTCAAGAACCTTATCCATGCCTCATTTACCTGACAGAAAAGTGGCAGCTGCCGCAGACACGATGATCCCTCCTCCTTCTCTTCCTCCTGTAACCAAGAAGCCCTCGAAGATTTCTCGGTCACTTAATAAGCTCCTCAAATCTGTGTTCAAGTCTAGACAAAATTCTACTGGGCTGTTTCGTTTTAGAGATCGACCAGGCGATGAATACTGTGCCGTTTATGATAAGTCTGGTGCTCTTTCCACCATCCCTGAGGTTCCTGAGATTGACTTCGGTGGGTTTTCTCCGGAGATTAATTCCCTGGTGAGGAGAAGTGAGTCGGAGAGATTCACGGCGACTTCAGTGATGGGTATATCATGTGCTTAA